One window from the genome of Candidatus Binataceae bacterium encodes:
- a CDS encoding heavy metal-associated domain-containing protein, whose product MSKRITIGILALSVMSLIALGGRGVALAGDKTCPLQIKGMQCAMCAGAIEAALKAVPGVKSAKVDYSSARADVVVDDTVQPATLLGAVKKAGFEAVPLPAMPQAQAKDSCCKR is encoded by the coding sequence ATGAGCAAAAGGATTACGATTGGGATATTGGCGCTGAGCGTCATGAGCTTGATCGCGTTGGGCGGACGCGGCGTGGCTCTGGCCGGCGACAAGACTTGCCCGCTGCAAATCAAGGGGATGCAGTGCGCGATGTGCGCGGGCGCAATCGAGGCCGCGCTGAAAGCCGTACCTGGCGTCAAAAGCGCAAAGGTCGATTACAGCTCGGCCCGCGCCGATGTCGTCGTGGACGATACGGTCCAGCCTGCCACTCTACTGGGCGCGGTTAAAAAGGCCGGCTTTGAGGCCGTTCCCCTGCCGGCGATGCCCCAAGCTCAGGCGAAGGATTCTTGCTGCAAGCGGTAG